From the Leptospira biflexa serovar Patoc strain 'Patoc 1 (Paris)' genome, one window contains:
- the lepB gene encoding signal peptidase I produces METETKGPQWWFKIKRYMRRSLYVFLFLCFLLFVRVFLFQIYSVQGNSMYPTLEHGSVVFVWKAGFAISAKFFGTELLYTEPNINKLDLVLFVSQEDELVVKRVIGLPGEFYSIEAGRVLIDAKELLENYLPKGTYTSEPSTSVFLNRHHSPFLAMDKQGRIPPGYFLLLGDNRQYSTDSRSFGLVPVEKIKGKVIFYF; encoded by the coding sequence ATGGAAACAGAAACTAAAGGCCCCCAATGGTGGTTCAAAATCAAACGATACATGAGAAGAAGCCTTTATGTCTTCCTCTTTCTCTGTTTTTTACTTTTTGTCCGGGTCTTTTTATTCCAAATCTATTCCGTCCAAGGCAATTCGATGTACCCGACCTTAGAACACGGGTCTGTGGTCTTTGTTTGGAAAGCAGGATTTGCCATCTCAGCCAAATTTTTTGGAACGGAACTATTATACACAGAGCCAAACATCAATAAATTGGATTTAGTGCTTTTTGTGAGCCAGGAAGATGAACTAGTCGTCAAACGAGTGATAGGTTTGCCTGGTGAATTTTATTCGATTGAGGCAGGTCGAGTTCTCATCGACGCAAAAGAATTATTAGAAAATTATTTACCAAAAGGCACTTATACCAGTGAGCCTTCCACTTCCGTATTTTTAAATCGCCATCATTCCCCGTTTCTTGCCATGGACAAACAAGGGAGGATTCCTCCAGGATATTTTCTCTTGCTTGGTGACAATCGTCAGTATTCTACTGACTCTAGATCCTTTGGTCTAGTGCCCGTGGAAAAAATCAAAGGAAAGGTAATCTTTTATTTTTAA
- the thrC gene encoding threonine synthase, whose product MSLTKYQFRAQFRCTNDSCRKTYPLHQVIYSCSSCGELLNVEHDLDSLKKIPAEEWKSTFDSRFRSSQFPNASGVWGKKEWVLPEIQDQNIITSGEGTTHLYDASRFAKDLGLGSLHIKQCGVSHTGSFKDLGMTVLVSQVNQMIADGVPIKAVACASTGDTSAALASYAAKAGIPAIILLPANKVSTAQLIQPVSNGAIVLALETDFDGCMAVVKELTQEKSLYLANSMNSLRIEGQKSISVEITQQLGWKVPDWVVIPGGNLGNVSALGMGFEMMYELGLIGKLPRILLAQAKNASPLYESYKKGFAEFSPVTAEKTLASAIQIGDPVSVKKAIRVLKKFDGIVEVATEEELANAAAKGDLYGLYNDPHTGVALAALFKSIQKGTVGAGESVVVISTANGLKFTEFKLAFHEGKIPQVDEALRNVILPCKPTLSGVMEILGKHLKKT is encoded by the coding sequence ATGTCACTTACAAAATATCAATTCCGAGCACAGTTTCGCTGTACCAATGACTCTTGTCGCAAAACGTACCCACTCCACCAAGTGATTTATTCCTGTTCCAGTTGTGGAGAACTTCTGAATGTGGAACATGATTTAGACAGCCTCAAAAAAATCCCAGCGGAAGAGTGGAAGTCTACGTTCGACTCTCGTTTTCGTTCGAGCCAATTTCCCAATGCTTCTGGCGTTTGGGGTAAAAAAGAATGGGTGCTTCCCGAAATCCAAGATCAAAACATCATCACATCCGGGGAAGGAACGACACATTTGTATGATGCCTCTCGTTTTGCCAAAGACTTGGGACTGGGGAGCCTCCATATCAAACAGTGCGGAGTTTCCCACACAGGTTCCTTCAAAGATTTAGGCATGACAGTTCTTGTCAGCCAGGTAAACCAAATGATCGCCGACGGTGTTCCGATCAAAGCAGTGGCATGTGCATCCACTGGTGATACCTCAGCTGCTTTAGCTTCTTATGCGGCAAAAGCGGGGATCCCTGCCATCATCTTACTTCCAGCTAACAAAGTTTCAACGGCACAACTCATCCAACCTGTATCCAACGGAGCCATTGTTCTTGCATTAGAAACTGACTTTGATGGTTGTATGGCCGTTGTGAAAGAACTCACACAAGAAAAGTCCCTTTACTTAGCAAATTCAATGAATTCCCTTCGCATTGAAGGGCAAAAATCCATTTCAGTTGAAATTACCCAACAACTTGGTTGGAAGGTTCCCGATTGGGTTGTGATCCCTGGTGGGAATTTAGGGAATGTGTCTGCTCTCGGAATGGGATTTGAAATGATGTATGAGTTAGGACTCATTGGTAAACTCCCAAGGATTTTGTTGGCACAAGCAAAAAATGCAAGTCCTCTCTACGAGTCGTATAAGAAAGGTTTTGCGGAGTTCTCTCCTGTGACGGCTGAAAAAACGTTAGCCTCTGCCATCCAAATTGGAGACCCAGTCTCTGTCAAAAAAGCGATCCGTGTTCTCAAAAAATTCGACGGGATTGTGGAAGTGGCGACAGAAGAAGAGTTAGCCAATGCGGCAGCAAAGGGAGATTTGTACGGACTTTATAATGACCCACACACTGGGGTGGCACTTGCGGCTCTTTTCAAATCCATCCAAAAAGGAACAGTGGGAGCGGGTGAGTCGGTGGTCGTGATTTCGACTGCCAACGGACTCAAATTCACAGAATTCAAACTTGCCTTCCACGAAGGAAAAATTCCTCAAGTGGATGAGGCTCTGAGGAATGTAATTTTGCCTTGTAAGCCGACACTTTCTGGTGTGATGGAAATCCTAGGTAAACATTTGAAGAAAACATAA
- the leuS gene encoding leucine--tRNA ligase has product MNYPFQDIEQKWQKYWDHHQTFRTNTHSSKPKYYCLDMFPYPSGAGLHVGHPEGYTATDIISRLKRMEGYEVLHPMGWDAFGLPAERYAMTTGIHPRTTTKNNIDTFRRQIKSLGLSYDWEREISTTHPDYYRWTQWIFLQIYNSYFDRKQNKAVPITTLIQTLEREGSLFFEGVELPKGIQFTASEWKSKSRKEKEDILSHFRLVYEANIPVNWCEALGTVLANEEVEEWTSKGYSVERKPMRQYMMRITAYAERLLNDLSLCEWPPSTLEMQRNWIGKSEGLELSFHVPSLNKDITVYTTRPDTIFGATYLVLAPEHALVAELTTPEQTEAVGQYQKDCSLKSDLERTELNKDKTGVFTGAYAQLPTDPSVKVPIYISDYVLISYGTGAIMAVPAHDQRDYDFAVKFNLPIKQVIDGKMETNLAFDSKDSVCINSSSAEVQLDGKSYKDAFQTMVVWAEKKGIGRKKIQFKLRDWLFARQRYWGEPIPLVHFEDGSPKALSDSELPLVLPDLEEFKPSGTGESPLALAKDWLVYKDPETGEIGKRETNTMPQWAGSCYYYLRYIDPRNNDKLIDPELEKMWMPVEVYVGGAEHAVLHLLYSRFWHKILFDLGHVSTPEPFKKLVHQGLILGEDKGKMSKSRGNVVNPDDVVSEFGADTLRLFEMFMGPFEMSKPWSKNGVDGVFRFLNRVWRLFHSGENESFFVEDIEPNEAEQKTLHRTIKKVKDDIDSFSFNTAVSQMMIFINEFTSNPRKPKQVLEPFVLALSPFAPHLAEELWAKLGHTDSLAYHPYPKWDEKYLIDANITIVVQVNGKMRGEFLAPREIEEKEALSLAKEVEKAKPFWVGKEIKKEIYVKGKLVNIVVAG; this is encoded by the coding sequence ATGAATTATCCATTCCAAGATATTGAACAAAAATGGCAAAAATACTGGGACCACCACCAGACCTTTCGCACAAACACACACTCATCCAAACCTAAATACTATTGTTTAGACATGTTTCCTTACCCAAGTGGTGCCGGCCTTCACGTAGGCCACCCAGAAGGATACACTGCCACTGACATCATCTCAAGACTCAAACGTATGGAAGGATACGAGGTTTTGCACCCGATGGGTTGGGACGCCTTTGGTCTCCCTGCAGAACGTTATGCCATGACAACGGGCATCCACCCTCGTACCACCACGAAAAACAACATCGATACCTTCCGTCGCCAAATCAAAAGCCTTGGGCTTTCGTACGATTGGGAAAGGGAAATTTCGACCACTCACCCAGACTATTACCGCTGGACCCAGTGGATTTTTTTACAAATCTACAATTCCTACTTTGACAGAAAACAAAACAAGGCAGTTCCTATCACCACTCTGATCCAAACCTTGGAAAGAGAAGGATCTTTGTTTTTTGAAGGCGTTGAACTACCGAAAGGAATTCAATTCACCGCTTCCGAATGGAAGTCCAAGTCTCGGAAAGAAAAAGAGGACATTTTGTCCCATTTCCGATTGGTGTACGAAGCCAATATCCCGGTGAATTGGTGTGAAGCGCTCGGAACCGTTCTTGCCAACGAAGAAGTGGAAGAATGGACCTCCAAAGGGTATTCTGTCGAACGAAAACCAATGCGCCAGTACATGATGCGCATCACAGCTTATGCCGAACGACTCTTAAATGATCTTTCTCTCTGTGAATGGCCTCCCTCCACTCTGGAGATGCAACGCAATTGGATTGGGAAATCAGAAGGATTGGAACTCAGTTTCCATGTTCCTTCCTTAAACAAAGACATCACCGTTTACACCACTCGGCCTGATACCATTTTTGGTGCCACTTACCTCGTCCTTGCCCCAGAACACGCACTTGTCGCAGAACTCACCACGCCTGAACAAACAGAAGCGGTCGGGCAATACCAAAAAGATTGTTCTTTAAAAAGTGATTTGGAACGAACTGAACTGAATAAAGACAAAACGGGAGTGTTTACTGGAGCTTATGCCCAGTTGCCAACAGACCCATCTGTCAAAGTACCGATTTATATTTCTGATTATGTATTAATCTCGTATGGAACGGGTGCCATTATGGCGGTTCCAGCGCACGACCAAAGAGACTATGATTTTGCAGTCAAATTTAATCTCCCCATCAAACAAGTGATTGATGGAAAGATGGAAACAAATTTAGCCTTTGATTCCAAAGACTCGGTTTGTATCAACTCATCCTCCGCAGAAGTACAGTTAGATGGCAAATCTTACAAAGACGCCTTCCAAACCATGGTGGTTTGGGCAGAAAAAAAAGGGATTGGTCGCAAAAAAATCCAATTCAAACTCAGAGATTGGTTATTTGCCAGACAAAGGTATTGGGGAGAACCCATCCCACTCGTTCACTTTGAAGATGGATCCCCAAAAGCCTTATCTGATTCTGAACTGCCATTAGTTCTTCCTGACCTAGAAGAATTCAAACCATCCGGAACAGGGGAATCTCCACTTGCTCTCGCCAAAGACTGGTTAGTTTACAAAGACCCAGAAACAGGAGAAATTGGCAAAAGAGAAACCAATACCATGCCACAGTGGGCTGGGTCTTGTTATTATTACCTTCGTTACATTGATCCAAGAAACAATGATAAACTCATTGATCCAGAACTCGAAAAGATGTGGATGCCAGTAGAAGTTTATGTGGGTGGAGCAGAACATGCCGTATTACATCTGTTATACTCTCGATTTTGGCATAAAATCCTTTTTGATTTGGGCCATGTCTCCACTCCAGAACCATTCAAAAAATTAGTCCACCAGGGCCTCATTCTGGGAGAAGACAAAGGCAAAATGTCCAAGTCTCGTGGCAATGTTGTCAATCCAGATGACGTTGTTTCTGAATTTGGTGCCGACACACTACGTCTCTTTGAAATGTTTATGGGTCCGTTTGAAATGTCCAAACCTTGGAGTAAAAACGGAGTCGATGGAGTCTTCCGATTTTTAAATCGTGTTTGGCGACTCTTTCATTCAGGCGAAAACGAATCCTTTTTTGTGGAAGACATCGAACCGAATGAAGCGGAACAGAAAACCCTCCATAGGACAATCAAAAAAGTAAAAGACGATATTGATAGTTTCTCTTTCAATACAGCGGTTTCTCAAATGATGATCTTCATCAATGAGTTCACAAGTAATCCTAGAAAACCAAAACAAGTATTGGAACCCTTTGTTTTAGCTCTTAGCCCGTTTGCACCTCACCTAGCAGAAGAACTGTGGGCAAAACTAGGACACACAGATTCTCTCGCTTACCATCCCTACCCAAAATGGGATGAGAAATATTTAATTGATGCCAATATCACCATCGTTGTCCAAGTGAATGGCAAGATGCGTGGGGAATTTTTAGCACCGAGAGAGATCGAAGAAAAAGAAGCTTTGTCACTTGCCAAAGAAGTAGAAAAGGCAAAACCTTTCTGGGTCGGAAAAGAAATCAAAAAAGAAATTTATGTCAAAGGCAAACTCGTCAATATCGTTGTGGCGGGTTAA
- a CDS encoding LIC10486 family protein, with translation MSELSTKADQLKRQADLLGLTREAVFTDEQAKEVLQGKITDGYLVKVKIDLDSLNGMVLILVSSIRKHIMELYAVVGTSPTFRRIRTFADHVQISTDLGDIGKTGGYDPAISENIGRAVHRAFTKEKLEELLPLWQKKDPSHITEILENPILLATKGRNIKLQAEVDKISTAKFRYENPMKGVILPIPKPEDEAPSAQDASVPSISTEPPKGEGSPLERQIAQFRVGFPKELNMKTVISPINGVEFDNLMEGMEILFRVPTETPEGMANAQILNLIDEEGKIKKEPVVGKFLGIASNKTEYHIFAEGPNQYLLHSIEEHPVKVAIPKPAAMAGAGNKVGAGPAQKKKTGAGQPQETKSSGTNLFMLMGAFITIVIFGVLIFVMVIL, from the coding sequence ATGTCAGAATTAAGCACAAAAGCAGACCAATTAAAAAGACAAGCAGACCTTCTCGGTTTGACAAGAGAAGCCGTATTTACTGATGAACAAGCCAAAGAAGTGTTACAGGGGAAAATCACGGATGGTTACCTTGTCAAAGTAAAAATTGATTTGGACAGTTTGAACGGAATGGTACTCATCTTGGTTTCCTCCATTCGAAAACATATCATGGAACTCTATGCTGTTGTGGGAACATCTCCTACCTTTCGGCGCATCCGCACCTTTGCGGACCATGTGCAAATCTCAACCGACTTGGGTGATATTGGAAAAACGGGCGGGTATGATCCTGCTATTTCTGAAAATATCGGTCGTGCGGTTCACAGAGCCTTCACCAAAGAGAAGTTAGAGGAACTCCTTCCTCTTTGGCAAAAAAAAGATCCTTCCCATATCACTGAAATTTTAGAAAATCCAATCCTTTTGGCAACAAAAGGGAGAAACATCAAACTCCAAGCGGAAGTGGATAAAATTTCCACAGCTAAGTTTCGATATGAAAATCCGATGAAAGGTGTGATTTTACCCATACCAAAACCCGAGGATGAAGCTCCATCTGCACAAGATGCCTCTGTTCCTTCCATATCCACCGAACCGCCGAAAGGTGAAGGTTCTCCTTTAGAACGTCAGATTGCACAGTTTCGTGTTGGTTTTCCAAAGGAACTCAATATGAAAACCGTCATCTCTCCCATCAATGGTGTGGAATTTGACAACCTCATGGAAGGTATGGAAATTTTATTTCGTGTTCCTACAGAAACACCTGAAGGGATGGCCAATGCTCAAATTCTAAATCTCATCGATGAAGAAGGAAAAATCAAAAAGGAACCCGTTGTTGGGAAATTTCTTGGGATTGCGAGTAACAAAACAGAATACCATATCTTTGCCGAAGGACCCAATCAATACTTATTACATTCTATCGAAGAACACCCTGTGAAGGTTGCCATTCCGAAACCTGCCGCGATGGCAGGAGCGGGAAATAAAGTGGGAGCTGGTCCCGCTCAAAAAAAGAAAACAGGTGCAGGTCAACCTCAAGAAACAAAATCTTCAGGTACCAACTTATTTATGTTAATGGGTGCCTTTATCACCATTGTAATCTTTGGTGTGTTGATCTTTGTGATGGTGATTTTGTAA
- a CDS encoding ABC transporter ATP-binding protein: MLEFKNVFKSFHNEEETIDVLKNISFRMETGEFVAIIGPSGSGKSTLLGVAAGLDKPDTGIISLDGIDLTKQNESKLADIRADQIGFIFQNFQLLPGLNAIENVGIPLYLKSSLSEKEILSKAEKILESVAMSHRATHFPKQLSGGEEQRIAIARSFVNDPKIIFADEPTANLDYKNSKTILDLLLYRNKKQGTTLVVVTHDPEVAKLADRVLEMKDGEIISDSKNGSKPQNRKSIPKVKVSPPISSKSSTKQRKTTKQAKKVSR; the protein is encoded by the coding sequence GTGTTAGAATTTAAAAATGTGTTCAAATCATTTCACAATGAAGAGGAAACGATTGATGTGTTGAAAAACATTTCATTTCGCATGGAAACTGGTGAATTTGTAGCGATTATTGGCCCATCTGGCTCAGGTAAATCCACTTTACTCGGTGTCGCTGCAGGTCTCGACAAACCCGATACAGGCATCATCTCACTTGATGGGATTGATTTGACCAAACAAAATGAATCCAAACTTGCTGATATACGAGCAGATCAAATTGGATTCATCTTTCAAAACTTCCAATTATTACCTGGCCTCAATGCCATCGAGAATGTTGGGATCCCTTTGTACTTAAAGTCATCTCTTTCTGAAAAAGAAATTTTGTCAAAAGCGGAAAAAATTTTGGAATCGGTAGCAATGTCACATCGTGCCACACACTTCCCGAAACAGTTGTCAGGTGGCGAAGAGCAAAGAATTGCCATCGCGAGAAGTTTTGTGAACGATCCTAAAATTATTTTTGCAGATGAACCAACAGCCAACTTGGATTATAAAAATAGCAAAACGATTTTAGATCTACTTTTATACCGAAACAAAAAACAAGGAACCACTCTTGTTGTGGTGACTCACGACCCAGAGGTTGCAAAACTTGCGGATCGTGTTTTGGAAATGAAAGATGGTGAAATCATTTCGGATTCAAAGAATGGTTCCAAACCTCAAAATCGTAAATCTATTCCGAAAGTTAAGGTGTCTCCTCCGATCTCATCTAAATCCTCCACCAAACAAAGAAAAACGACGAAACAGGCAAAGAAGGTGAGTCGATGA
- a CDS encoding penicillin-binding protein: protein MTEYKLRFQYIFYFILSLFAVLFFRVVYLTYFNENIINLKANKFVQRGTIYDRRGIELAISRESATVGIDPSNIYDPELTAQELGPVLGIPTNKLVDTIRDKQNYFLLKREIELFKAEKIKTLSLPGVRVEKEYKRIYPQGSLAASLLGFTGYDDDKALSGLEMLYNLELLSTPDAESTKGNNIHLTIDSIIQYRLEKSLQKAFIQTASKRGIGMIMDTETGKILAMASFPSFDPNNFQNFPVESHTNWSIRHVYEPGSTMKIFIALMLLNEGKILPGERFHCPGYIEIGKTIIRCTDNHGHLNLDEILQYSCNVGIIKAAQKIDEATYYRYLENFKFGKRTNFSIHEAKGYLAPQNKWNKSTPYFLSIGQGVSVTPIQLITAAAAVVNGGILFEPSVVSQITNSYGELVHEFSTKSELLGIKPGAAAKTLNAMGKAVSQGTGKKAYLENYFIAGKTGTSQKAKAGEGYQEGLFTASFLGFFPADKPKYVGLIVFDEPGGESHTGGGIAAPVFREVVESIIPIVERSEKALVYRLQNEKNKVFKVDPKQMPDVTGLTASEVLQVLKQLKVKYTLEGSGFVKTQEPKPNAPLSPDTNVKIGLEP from the coding sequence ATGACAGAATACAAACTTCGTTTTCAGTACATCTTCTATTTTATCTTATCCTTATTTGCCGTTTTGTTTTTCCGAGTGGTGTATCTCACCTACTTTAATGAAAACATCATCAATCTAAAAGCCAATAAATTTGTCCAAAGAGGTACAATTTATGATCGAAGAGGCATTGAACTTGCGATCTCAAGAGAATCTGCAACCGTTGGAATTGATCCTTCCAATATTTACGACCCAGAGCTCACCGCACAAGAGTTAGGCCCTGTCCTCGGAATTCCCACAAACAAACTTGTTGATACCATTCGAGATAAACAAAATTATTTTTTATTAAAAAGAGAAATAGAATTATTCAAAGCGGAAAAAATCAAAACTCTTTCGCTTCCAGGTGTAAGAGTCGAAAAAGAATACAAACGAATTTACCCTCAAGGCAGTTTGGCGGCAAGTTTACTTGGATTTACTGGTTATGATGATGACAAAGCATTATCTGGACTTGAGATGTTGTACAATCTGGAATTATTATCAACTCCAGATGCAGAGTCCACAAAAGGAAATAATATCCACCTAACAATCGATAGTATCATACAATACCGATTGGAAAAATCCTTACAAAAAGCATTCATTCAAACAGCATCCAAACGTGGAATTGGGATGATCATGGATACAGAAACAGGAAAAATCCTGGCAATGGCATCCTTTCCTAGTTTTGATCCCAACAATTTCCAAAACTTTCCTGTGGAGTCACATACAAACTGGTCCATCCGACATGTCTATGAACCAGGTTCCACAATGAAAATTTTCATCGCTCTTATGCTTTTGAACGAGGGTAAAATTCTACCTGGAGAAAGGTTCCATTGTCCAGGTTACATTGAAATTGGAAAAACCATCATCCGATGTACAGATAACCACGGCCATTTGAATTTGGATGAAATTCTCCAATATTCATGTAATGTCGGAATCATCAAAGCCGCACAAAAAATCGATGAAGCAACTTACTACCGTTATTTGGAAAATTTTAAATTCGGGAAACGAACCAATTTTTCCATCCATGAAGCAAAAGGATATTTAGCACCTCAAAATAAATGGAACAAAAGTACTCCGTACTTTCTTTCGATTGGCCAAGGAGTTTCCGTTACTCCCATCCAACTCATCACAGCTGCTGCGGCTGTTGTCAATGGTGGCATTTTATTTGAACCATCAGTGGTTTCCCAAATCACCAACTCCTATGGGGAATTGGTGCATGAATTTTCCACAAAATCAGAGTTACTCGGAATCAAGCCTGGTGCTGCAGCTAAAACATTAAATGCAATGGGCAAGGCAGTTTCCCAAGGAACTGGGAAAAAGGCATATTTAGAAAACTACTTTATCGCAGGAAAAACGGGAACCTCACAAAAAGCAAAAGCGGGCGAAGGATACCAGGAAGGATTATTTACTGCTAGTTTTCTTGGATTTTTTCCTGCCGACAAACCAAAGTATGTTGGTCTCATAGTTTTTGATGAACCAGGTGGTGAGTCTCATACAGGAGGTGGGATTGCGGCTCCAGTATTTCGTGAGGTCGTAGAGAGTATCATTCCCATTGTGGAACGAAGTGAAAAGGCATTGGTTTACCGATTACAAAATGAAAAAAACAAAGTGTTTAAGGTAGATCCCAAACAAATGCCAGATGTCACAGGCCTCACGGCATCGGAAGTCCTACAAGTGTTAAAACAATTAAAAGTGAAATACACGTTAGAAGGTTCAGGGTTTGTGAAAACACAAGAGCCGAAACCCAATGCCCCTCTTTCTCCCGATACAAACGTTAAAATTGGATTAGAACCGTAA